From a region of the Chitinophaga caseinilytica genome:
- a CDS encoding class I SAM-dependent methyltransferase yields MEVPKQWFKDWFNSPYYHLLYNNRDEREASAFIDKLVDYLRPDAGALMLDVACGRGRHARYLADKGFNVTGIDLSEESIAAARKLENERLSFFQHDMRLPFRINYFDIVFNFFTSFGYFETRHENDNALRTLTNSLKPGGRLVLDYLNSPFAAAHLVPNEIKEIDDVVFDIHREVEGGSL; encoded by the coding sequence ATGGAAGTGCCGAAACAATGGTTCAAAGACTGGTTCAATTCGCCGTATTATCACCTGCTGTACAACAACAGGGATGAGCGGGAAGCGTCTGCCTTCATCGACAAGCTGGTAGATTACCTGCGCCCGGACGCCGGCGCGCTGATGCTCGACGTGGCCTGCGGTCGCGGGAGGCATGCCCGGTACCTGGCAGACAAAGGGTTCAACGTTACCGGCATCGATCTGTCGGAAGAAAGCATCGCCGCTGCGCGGAAGCTGGAAAACGAGCGCCTGAGCTTTTTCCAGCACGATATGCGGTTGCCTTTCCGCATCAACTATTTCGATATCGTATTCAATTTTTTTACCAGTTTCGGGTATTTCGAGACGCGGCACGAGAACGATAACGCCCTGCGCACGCTGACCAACAGCCTGAAGCCGGGCGGAAGGCTGGTGCTGGATTACCTGAACAGTCCTTTTGCTGCGGCGCACCTGGTGCCGAACGAGATCAAGGAGATCGACGATGTGGTGTTCGACATCCACCGCGAGGTGGAAGGGGGAAGTTTATGA
- a CDS encoding LTA synthase family protein, with product MIQLWSRIPRYIRYIFTQTLYLFGFLVAWRLIFYFFFFTTTIQDSGAIAKAWHLGLKFDMRLALICMAPIALLALLTRDRLFGPGWLRRLHFAYLFILYAFLTLFYVTDLGHYSYLGIRIEPSVTRFLAHGERGTNARMLWESYPVIKGAIGLVLLMAFVIWSYRSIFRHFANQEGVPVRPKGLAAWVVALVLLFGAGIYGNVAYFPLRWSQAMFTRDNGITSLALNPVLYFVSNFSVKDDTYDIELTRKYYAPVAEYLGVDKPDASALNYARFVKGDSLAGRPNVIIVMLESGGAAMTSMFNNPMKATPNLQKLADEGLFFDHFYVPAMSTARTVFGVTTGLPDICKFKTASRHPGIVDQRVVMDQFMGYEKYYLLGGNTNWANIRAVFTNNVDSIQIFEEGYFKAPKADVWGVSDFDLITESDEIFRKAHQAGKPFVAFLQTADNHEPYTTTAGKGDFKKVTGKEVDMKAFKSAGWLSIDQFNAMRYLDYNVGYLIELAAKSGYLDNTIFVFFGDHSARLNPFKHMPLPEYEMGTFVDHVPCIIWAPKMAKPQRISRMSSLLDVYPTVAKMAGVDFTNYTMGVDMLDTTFAGERYAFVVYNRGENYYGLMGKKYFCEIGMDSGKMRLYDLEGDPMKDVSAVQPQIAGELEKLTRGFYESSRYLMFNNKKPK from the coding sequence ATGATTCAGCTTTGGTCACGGATACCCAGATACATCCGGTATATTTTCACCCAAACCTTGTACCTGTTCGGTTTCCTGGTAGCGTGGCGCCTGATCTTCTATTTCTTCTTTTTCACCACCACCATTCAAGATAGCGGTGCCATCGCCAAAGCCTGGCATCTCGGCCTGAAGTTCGACATGCGCCTGGCCCTCATCTGCATGGCCCCCATCGCCCTGCTGGCGCTGCTCACGCGCGACCGCCTCTTCGGCCCCGGGTGGCTCCGCAGGCTGCATTTCGCCTATCTTTTCATACTGTACGCATTCCTTACTTTATTTTACGTGACCGACCTGGGGCATTACAGCTACCTCGGCATCCGCATAGAGCCCTCCGTCACCCGGTTCCTCGCCCACGGCGAGCGTGGCACCAACGCCCGGATGCTCTGGGAAAGCTACCCCGTCATCAAAGGCGCCATCGGCCTCGTATTGCTCATGGCCTTCGTGATCTGGTCGTACCGCTCCATCTTCCGCCATTTCGCCAACCAGGAAGGCGTTCCCGTGCGCCCCAAAGGCCTCGCGGCATGGGTGGTTGCCCTCGTACTGCTGTTCGGCGCCGGGATTTACGGCAACGTCGCCTATTTCCCGCTCCGCTGGAGCCAGGCCATGTTCACGCGCGACAACGGGATCACGTCCCTCGCGCTCAACCCCGTACTGTATTTCGTGTCGAACTTTTCGGTGAAAGACGATACCTACGATATCGAGCTCACCCGCAAATATTACGCGCCCGTGGCGGAATACCTCGGGGTCGACAAGCCCGACGCGTCGGCGCTGAACTACGCCCGCTTCGTAAAAGGCGATTCCCTGGCCGGCCGGCCCAACGTCATCATCGTGATGCTCGAATCGGGCGGGGCGGCCATGACATCCATGTTCAACAATCCCATGAAAGCCACGCCCAATTTGCAAAAGCTCGCAGATGAAGGCCTGTTTTTCGACCATTTCTACGTACCGGCCATGAGCACCGCCCGAACCGTTTTCGGCGTTACCACCGGCCTCCCCGATATCTGCAAGTTCAAAACCGCCTCGCGCCACCCCGGGATCGTGGACCAGCGGGTGGTGATGGACCAGTTCATGGGATACGAAAAATATTACCTCCTCGGCGGAAACACCAACTGGGCCAACATCCGCGCCGTTTTTACCAATAACGTGGACAGCATCCAGATTTTCGAGGAAGGCTACTTTAAGGCGCCAAAGGCCGATGTGTGGGGCGTTTCGGACTTCGACCTCATTACTGAGTCTGACGAAATATTCCGGAAAGCCCACCAGGCCGGCAAGCCCTTCGTGGCATTCCTGCAAACGGCAGACAACCACGAACCTTATACCACCACCGCCGGAAAGGGCGATTTTAAGAAAGTGACCGGGAAAGAGGTGGACATGAAGGCTTTCAAATCAGCCGGCTGGCTGTCGATCGACCAGTTCAACGCCATGCGCTACCTCGACTACAACGTGGGCTACCTCATAGAGCTGGCGGCAAAATCCGGGTACCTCGACAATACGATTTTCGTATTTTTCGGCGATCATTCCGCCCGGTTGAACCCGTTCAAGCATATGCCCCTGCCCGAATATGAGATGGGAACGTTCGTAGACCACGTGCCCTGCATCATCTGGGCGCCGAAAATGGCAAAGCCGCAGCGGATCAGCCGGATGAGCAGTTTGCTGGACGTGTACCCCACCGTGGCGAAAATGGCCGGGGTAGACTTTACGAACTACACGATGGGCGTGGACATGCTCGATACCACCTTCGCCGGGGAGCGCTACGCTTTCGTGGTGTATAACCGCGGCGAAAACTATTACGGGCTCATGGGGAAAAAATATTTTTGCGAGATCGGGATGGACAGTGGCAAGATGCGGTTGTACGACCTGGAGGGCGATCCCATGAAAGACGTGAGCGCCGTGCAGCCGCAAATTGCCGGGGAACTGGAGAAATTAACCCGCGGATTTTACGAATCATCCCGATATTTGATGTTTAACAATAAAAAACCGAAATAA
- the glmM gene encoding phosphoglucosamine mutase, with protein MVKFTAAYGTWLLKQNAENRKVVIGRDGRISGEMVKQLVVSTLNGLGIDVVDLDLSTTPTVEIAVPLEQAAGGIILTASHNPREWNALKLLNSKGEFISGADGAEVLDIAEREDFTFADVNKLGSYRKDDSYLQKHIDLVLNYPLVDKAAIEAAGFKVVVDAVNSTGAIFVPALLKALGVKEVTTLFDDVSGKFAHNPEPLPENLTALSNEVDKSQADFGIAVDPDVDRLCFVCEDGSMFGEEYTLVAVSDYVLKHRKGNSVSNMSSTQALKDITLKNGGEYHPSAVGEVNVVNKMKAVNAVIGGEGNGGIIVPDFHYGRDALIGIGLFLSHLAQSKKTMKALRNSYPDYFISKNKIELDKGIDVKEIFEKIKGKYKNQPLNTEDGLKIEFDKDWVHLRTSNTEPIIRIYAESQNETTADNIARKIMQDIKEFI; from the coding sequence GTGGTGAAGTTCACCGCGGCTTACGGCACCTGGCTGCTGAAGCAGAACGCGGAGAACAGGAAAGTGGTGATCGGAAGAGATGGCCGGATTTCCGGGGAAATGGTCAAGCAACTGGTCGTTTCCACCCTCAACGGCCTGGGCATTGACGTAGTGGACCTGGACCTCAGCACCACCCCTACCGTGGAAATCGCTGTTCCCCTGGAACAGGCAGCGGGCGGCATCATCCTGACCGCCAGCCACAACCCCCGCGAATGGAACGCCCTGAAGCTCCTGAATTCGAAAGGCGAGTTCATCTCCGGCGCAGACGGCGCCGAAGTGCTCGATATCGCCGAGCGGGAAGACTTCACCTTCGCAGACGTGAACAAACTCGGATCGTACAGGAAAGACGATTCCTACCTCCAGAAACACATCGACCTGGTGTTGAATTACCCCCTCGTAGATAAGGCAGCCATCGAAGCCGCCGGTTTTAAAGTGGTGGTAGACGCCGTGAACTCCACCGGCGCCATCTTTGTGCCCGCCCTGCTGAAGGCGCTGGGTGTGAAGGAAGTGACTACCCTGTTCGACGATGTTTCCGGCAAATTCGCCCACAATCCCGAGCCCCTGCCCGAAAACCTCACCGCGCTCAGCAACGAGGTAGATAAAAGCCAGGCGGATTTCGGTATCGCCGTAGACCCGGACGTTGACCGCCTCTGCTTCGTTTGCGAAGACGGCAGCATGTTCGGCGAGGAATATACCCTGGTGGCCGTGTCCGACTACGTGCTGAAGCACCGGAAAGGCAATTCCGTGTCCAACATGAGCTCCACCCAGGCGCTGAAGGATATTACCCTTAAAAATGGCGGGGAATACCATCCTTCTGCCGTTGGCGAGGTGAACGTCGTGAACAAGATGAAAGCCGTTAACGCCGTGATCGGCGGCGAAGGCAACGGCGGCATCATCGTTCCCGACTTCCATTACGGCCGCGACGCCCTCATCGGCATCGGCCTCTTCCTGAGCCACCTGGCGCAGAGCAAAAAGACGATGAAAGCCCTCCGGAACTCGTATCCGGACTATTTCATCAGCAAAAACAAGATCGAGCTGGACAAAGGCATCGACGTGAAGGAAATCTTCGAAAAGATCAAGGGAAAGTACAAAAACCAGCCCCTGAACACCGAAGACGGGCTGAAAATCGAGTTCGATAAGGACTGGGTACACCTGCGGACGTCCAACACAGAGCCCATTATCCGGATCTATGCGGAAAGCCAGAATGAGACCACGGCAGACAATATCGCCCGTAAGATCATGCAGGATATCAAGGAATTCATATAA
- a CDS encoding cysteine desulfurase family protein, giving the protein MERIYFDNAATTALDPAVLDTMLPYMTEKFGNPSSIYSYGRESRLGIENARKSVAKILNAHPGEIFFTSGGTESTNTAVNAAIRDLGCRHIISSPIEHHATLHTVEHVYCRDEVRLSWVKLLPNGHVDLEDLRRLLAESKERTLVSLMHANNEIGNLLDIHAVGNLCKEFDAIFHSDTVQTVGHYPFDLRNTPVHFINGAGHKFHGPKGVGILYINENVKIQPYLMGGSQERNMRAGTENLYGIVGFAKALEIATANHEAHSGYINDLRMYMAQQLEQHIPGVSFNGDLHGRSLYTVLNVSFPKTEKSEMLLFNLDINGICASGGSACTSGADAGSHVIRSLSSDPNRIAVRFSFAHTNTKAEVDAVVTKLKELI; this is encoded by the coding sequence TTGGAAAGAATTTATTTCGACAATGCCGCAACCACGGCACTCGACCCGGCAGTTCTTGACACCATGCTGCCGTATATGACAGAAAAGTTCGGCAATCCGTCCTCCATTTATTCATACGGCCGCGAATCGCGGCTGGGCATCGAAAATGCGCGGAAATCCGTCGCAAAGATCCTCAACGCCCATCCCGGTGAGATCTTCTTTACCTCGGGCGGTACCGAAAGCACCAACACGGCCGTTAATGCGGCCATCCGCGACCTGGGATGCCGTCACATCATCAGCTCCCCCATCGAGCACCACGCCACCCTCCACACCGTTGAGCATGTCTATTGCCGCGACGAGGTGCGCCTTTCCTGGGTGAAACTGCTGCCGAACGGGCATGTGGACCTGGAAGACCTGCGCCGCCTCCTCGCCGAAAGCAAGGAACGGACGCTGGTGAGCCTCATGCATGCCAACAACGAGATCGGCAACCTGCTCGACATCCATGCCGTGGGCAACCTCTGCAAGGAATTTGACGCCATTTTCCATTCCGATACGGTGCAGACCGTGGGCCATTATCCCTTCGACCTGCGCAATACGCCGGTACATTTCATCAACGGCGCCGGCCACAAGTTCCATGGCCCCAAAGGCGTGGGCATCCTGTACATCAATGAGAACGTGAAGATCCAGCCCTACCTTATGGGCGGCTCGCAGGAGCGCAACATGCGCGCCGGCACCGAGAACCTTTACGGCATCGTAGGCTTCGCCAAAGCCCTGGAAATAGCGACGGCCAACCACGAAGCGCACAGCGGTTACATCAACGATCTCCGCATGTACATGGCCCAACAGCTGGAGCAGCACATCCCGGGCGTGAGCTTCAACGGCGATCTCCATGGCCGCAGCCTCTACACCGTGCTGAACGTTTCCTTCCCGAAAACGGAAAAAAGCGAGATGCTCCTCTTCAACCTGGACATCAACGGCATCTGCGCTTCCGGTGGCAGCGCCTGCACCTCGGGTGCCGACGCGGGCTCGCACGTGATCCGCTCCCTCAGCAGCGATCCCAACCGCATCGCGGTACGCTTCTCCTTCGCGCACACCAACACGAAAGCAGAAGTAGACGCGGTAGTGACGAAGCTGAAAGAACTGATCTAA
- a CDS encoding DUF3800 domain-containing protein, producing the protein METAGVNLTNKFYFIDESGDAGFYGKGRKLLTETGGFQPYLIIGVVETCNRQKLRKAIAKFIQKMKADVLYNSIYSFAESDWYLHARSDHPELRIQFFEFLRKLSGFIVHVVIAKKDLQTFQHQFNGNSTAYYFHVLQCLLNKCLIRESHMHNLYLANCGNHGLTQLKNAVSHMELEGERFMLDMLLSSSSLELSVTDYMIWAVQRKLLKSESRYFDALKDKFGQIIEM; encoded by the coding sequence ATGGAAACAGCAGGAGTTAATCTTACGAACAAATTCTATTTTATCGATGAAAGTGGGGATGCCGGTTTTTATGGAAAGGGGAGAAAATTACTCACGGAAACAGGTGGGTTTCAGCCATACTTAATCATAGGGGTAGTGGAAACCTGTAATAGACAGAAGTTGCGAAAGGCTATTGCGAAGTTTATACAAAAAATGAAGGCGGACGTGTTGTATAATTCGATTTATTCTTTTGCAGAAAGCGACTGGTATTTACATGCCAGAAGTGATCATCCTGAATTAAGAATTCAATTCTTTGAATTTCTAAGGAAGCTTTCCGGATTTATAGTGCATGTAGTAATTGCGAAGAAAGACTTGCAAACATTCCAGCATCAGTTTAATGGAAATTCAACGGCTTATTATTTTCATGTTTTACAATGCTTGTTGAATAAATGTTTAATCAGGGAATCGCACATGCATAATTTATACCTGGCAAATTGTGGGAATCATGGATTGACTCAATTGAAGAATGCGGTAAGTCATATGGAATTGGAGGGCGAACGTTTTATGCTGGATATGCTTCTGAGCAGCTCTTCTCTGGAATTAAGTGTAACCGATTATATGATCTGGGCAGTGCAACGAAAATTGTTAAAAAGCGAAAGCAGGTATTTTGATGCCTTAAAAGACAAGTTCGGTCAGATAATAGAAATGTAG